A genomic window from Pagrus major chromosome 23, Pma_NU_1.0 includes:
- the LOC141019824 gene encoding zona pellucida sperm-binding protein 3-like, with the protein MMVGHSASLALLLSFACVGADAIRLLKDGPMIDAEGREYKSATVRVDAEKPSRPQPKDRFTVRVQCTGKSMIVVVKDDMYKNGRLGSPGELSLGEAGHSQKSQCRAVAAGDNEYIIEAELQDCGSKLTTSEDYVIYSNQLVISPAASYHGITRMTHTVVPVSCHFQRTHLVSSVSEQQPLTLSSSSATEHSAFSLKLMTDDWTREMSSSVFYLGDLLHLQASYTGPDSGQRRLLIDSCVATLSPDATSVPRYYFIENHGCLTDAKEGGSNTLFKPRGRAHSLQLQLNAFLFQQDSRNSIFITCWLKAASEMWKTSLSNKACNYVHSRWQNVDGSDDVCQCCDSTCHKSAPEWNNETHLRRVIPEDITACGTVTLGPLMIFPSK; encoded by the exons ATGATGGTAGGTCACTCAGCCTCTCTGGCATTGCTGCTGTCATTTGCCTGTGTTGGTGCAGATGCTATCCGACTTTTAAAAGATGGACCCATGATCGATGCTGAAGGAAGGGAATATAAATCTGCGACAGTAAGAGTTGATGCAGAAAAACCCAGCAGACCACAACCCAAAGACAGATTCACTGTCCGTGTGCAGTGCACAGGAAAGTCTATGATCGTTGTGGTAAAGGATGACATGTATAAAAATGGACGTCTTGGGTCTCCTGGGGAGCTTTCTTTGGGTGAAGCGGGGCATTCACAGAAGAGTCAGTGCCGAGCTGTTGCTGCTGGTGACAATGAATACATCATTGAAGCTGAACTGCAAGACTGTGGCTCTAAATTAACT ACATCTGAGGACTATGTGATCTACTCAAACCAGCTGGTAATCTCACCAGCTGCCAGTTATCATGGCATTACAAGGATGACCCATACTGTagttcctgtttcctgtcactttcAAAG GACCCACTTAGTGAGCAGTGTTTCTGAGCAGCAGCCCCTGACCCTCTCTTCGTCTTCTGCAACAGAGCACTCAGCTTTCTCTCTAAAGCTGATGACTG ATGACTGGACACGTGAGATGTCCTCCAGTGTCTTCTACCTTGGAGACCTCCTGCACCTCCAGGCATCTTACACTGGTCCTGATTCAGGACAAAGACGACTCCTCATTGACAGCTGTGTTGCCACTCTGTCACCTGATGCAACATCAGTCCCCAGATACTACTTCATTGAAAACCACGG GTGCCTGACTGATGCAAAAGAGGGAGGATCAAACACTCTGTTCAAACCCAGAGGGAGGGCGCATTCGCTTCAACTGCAGCTTAATGCTTTCCTGTTTCAACAGGATTCAAGGAACTCG ATATTTATCACTTGCTGGCTGAAAGCTGCCTCTGAAATGTGGAAGACTAGCCTCAGCAACAAGGCCTGCAATTATGTGCATTCAAg ATGGCAAAATGTGGATGGGAGTGATGATGTGTGTCAATGTTGTGACAGTACCTGTCACAAAAGTGCTCCTGAATGGAACAATGAGACACATCTGAGACGTGTGATCCCTGAAG ATATCACGGCTTGTGGCACTGTGACTCTTGGTCCTTTGATGATATTCCCCAGCAAATAG
- the LOC141019603 gene encoding zona pellucida sperm-binding protein 3-like, with protein METFFWVNLLVGLYVRSAFAFPPKHYTQHALLQGSRISKRTEQQKAPAEEREQVNTVRVTCHPDSLEIVIKADMFGVGAPVNSDELRLGVEHNDYCRATASSGDEYAIIVGLMDCGTKHWMTEDSLVYTNLLMYSPVASPDGMIRMEDAVIPIECHYERKYSLSSSSLTPTWIPFLSTQAAVETLGFDLRVMTNDWLYGRSSNVFYLGDPIGIEASVRVGHHMGLRVFISSCVATLDPDIYSEPRYIFIENGCLVDSQLPGSKSHYLPRTQDDKLDLVIDAFRFHDEDRGELYITCHMNAVPVNDAQATNKACTFLNGRWRSADGNDYLCGHCQSQNEAEQTHGLPSSQGKFSPRGFGKPAEPEASWRSGLKTKVWEQEARVGPMLVLPSMQKSGPIPVEELPPVLNKISRPALYGSQWRSGVNDRGAVLEKGLLPGPSSPDEVEAESFASEQDKDFKSGKGLTDGDAESEVDAPLVTLNSKAEALDNNGTVALSDVSPTAPLSLDVATLTNATATDSDLSDTKDPKR; from the exons ATGGAGACGTTTTTTTGGGTAAACCTCCTCGTAGGACTCTATGTTAGATCAGCGTTTGCTTTTCCACCCAAACATTACACACAACATGCGTTGCTCCAAGGATCTCGGATCAGCAAACGCACTGAGCAACAGAAGGCTCCAGCTGAGGAACGAGAGCAGGTGAACACTGTCAGAGTGACCTGCCATCCAGACTCGTTGGAGATTGTTATCAAAGCTGACATGTTTGGAGTCGGAGCTCCTGTTAACAGTGATGAGTTACGCCTTGGTGTGGAGCACAATGATTATTGTAGAGCTACAGCGTCTTCAGGAGATGAGTATGCAATCATTGTTGGACTAATGGACTGCGGAACCAAACACTGG ATGACTGAGGACTCCCTGGTCTACACGAACCTCCTCATGTACTCTCCTGTGGCCTCTCCAGATGGTATGATTCGAATGGAGGATGCTGTGATTCCAATTGAGTGTCATTATGAAAG GAAGTACAGTTTGTCCAGTTCTTCACTGACACCTACCTGGATCCCCTTCTTGTCTACACAAGCTGCAGTGGAAACCTTGGGGTTTGACTTGCGAGTTATGACAA ATGACTGGCTGTATGGAAGAAGCTCTAACGTGTTTTACCTTGGTGACCCCATCGGCATCGAGGCCTCTGTCAGAGTTGGACATCACATGGGGCTCAGAGTATTCATTAGCAGCTGTGTGGCCACACTTGACCCAGATATATACTCTGAGCCTAGATACATCTTCATTGAAAATGG GTGCCTGGTTGACTCCCAGCTTCCAGGTTCAAAGTCTCACTACTTACCCCGCACACAGGATGACAAGCTCGACTTGGTCATTGATGCCTTTAGGTTTCAtgatgaggacagaggagag CTCTACATCACATGTCACATGAATGCAGTGCCAGTAAATGATGCACAGGCAACAAATAAGGCATGCACTTTCCTAAATGGAAG ATGGCGGTCAGCTGATGGCAATGACTACTTGTGTGGTCATTGTCAAAGCCAAAATGAAGCTGAACAAACCCACGGTCTGCCCAGCAGCCAAGGCAAGTTCAGTCCTCGTGGGTTTGGGAAGCCAGCTGAGCCTGAAGCCTCCTGGCGGAGCGGACTGAAGACTAAAG tgtgGGAACAGGAGGCAAGAGTTGGTCCAATGCTGGTCTTGCCATCCATGCAGAAAAGTGGGCCTATACCTGTGGAAGAGCTACCTCCTGTGCTCAATAAAATCAGCAGACCTGCTCTGTATGGCAGCCAGTGGAGAAGTGGAGTAAACGACAGAGGAGCTG TTCTGGAGAAGGGACTGCTTCCCGGTCCATCTTCACCAGACGAGGTGGAGGCTGAGAGTTTTGCTTCTGAACAGGATAAAGATTTCAAAAGTGGAAAAGGTCTAACAG ATGGAGATGCAGAAAGTGAAGTTGATGCTCCTCTGGTCACCTTGAACTCAAAAGCAGAAGCGCTGGACAATAACGGCACAGTAGCCCTGAGTGACGTCAGCCCCACTGCGCCGTTATCACTGGACGTGGCAACGCTGACAAATGCAACTGCTACAGACTCTGACCTTTCAGATACAAAAGACCCTAAGAgataa
- the tnrc6c1 gene encoding trinucleotide repeat-containing gene 6C protein, which yields MEDKKKKKQEEKKKKDTAQKKATEQITKVPDSAKLDPTLPLPPVNPGAVPSVSPSSGNGKRAPSGGQPQTAQQPQTLLQQRYPPREVPPRFRQQEHKQLLKRGQPLPSGTLPVTTTGRPVTTEPAAAVAIHSSPSCSSSSTASLPTELPPQSGQGAQYDNPLWGHLPANRSATSAASSINLSGWDQLIIDQKDTEAWPSITLSQSQAPPGGCPLDTDPGHLTSSSSSTSSSCSTVSMATGANNQTGHFPANHLSSKANSGPSPANHTGTSMLSSQVAANRSWGSGPGPSHCPPQSSVGSEGKSDSPVAGGGSRGWGSSSSSSTTNFNLNLNPNANPSAWPMLGHDGGGTGGGSSGGANTISPPQPSPNLCNPPGPPPAQTSTCTGANTNSNSSGIGSAWGSIMASDTSEPHPSPSTNVSFSSEPQNLKTDGPNHTNKQESPSPIRNLPGWGSAPVGLGSMGQPPPGGPQVNGEDGSSVWGNSGESKAPSSKETPGWDSGWGHGRGGAGNSGAWGDQSGGGWGKNTEDTQGGWDAPSSPPQDPQATPWSRAVSTAGASEGSSDSMEGHPRNRDHSSRDNPAPLLPAPDLDPRVLCNTGWGQTPVRQHTSWDMDNTKRKNADAGTESWGSGPPTPSDAQGPSNTNMGPSQRTDPGSKNDVPGSQGASGWGGSIAATNQPSSGWGEPPNNIKPPGGPSGWGNPPTGGPTTSMPKNGGQSWGEEKSTGWDDSHIKATSQGWGEQPKASHNWGNNGGSSNAGDWREPEESKKSPTNPGWEGEAGVWKEKPRGWGMPSSGPGISGTGGNGGWGEPVCQRPSGPPQGWGGKPQDGPSGSSGGGNMGSWGGSGTVKKSGSWGGSKQESSAEPTGWEEPSPPSIRRKMEIDDGTSAWGDPGTYNKSVNLWDRNNPGMSQAKVATGGNNPPGPNNNNHTPHPPSHNHSYHGPPAPLQNHTQNSQNPGPTSGPMEPVVQHQSGPSHSRGPLIAQGWGEIPSSHTKSESSWGEPAPPPVSVDNGTSAWGKPTGSCGGWGDSNSDSYGRGNPAMTSASCKPAPKPMQDGWGGGGEELNLSGGQWDAEEGDMWNSAASQESNSSCNSWGNASKKVPQKGKVPGKQEDAWIMNRLIKQLTDMGFPRDPAEEALKSNNMNLDQAMSALLEKKTELDKRGMGLTGHDYNNGLINKPMSCPRPPLLSKDPSADPRLPFMDKMQSGMFGGGGAAQARAMQQPQPPPQPPVPPLSSSQPSLRAQVPQFLSPQVQAQLLQFAAKNIGLNPALLTSPINPQHMTLLNQLYQLQLAYQRLQIQQQMLQAQRNVSGPIRQQEQQVARTINNMQQQIQQHQRQLAQALLMKQQQQQAPPSHSGLHPGGAKSTLDSFPGHPQAPGLPDLQTKEPQSSPNTYSPYSLSGLNPNMNVNCMEVGSLSMKEPTQPQSRLSQWTHPHSIESLSGNSSPLEPNLGKHGANLGPPGKPHQLEDSYSPYNLMSSSESPTSPLVPPDSWGQGKSSNDKMANGTNINWPPEFCPGVPWKGLQNIDPETDPNMTPGSVPSGPTINTNIQDVNRYLLRDRSGGKLSEMKSTWSPGPISHSQASLSHELWKVPQGPRSSNTAPSRPPPGLTNTKPSSTWGGSSLGLAQGWSSSYTTAGTTWSTDSSTRTSSWLVLRNLTPQIDGSTLRTLCMQHGPLITFHLNLTQGNAVVRYSSKDEAAKAQKSLHMCVLGNTTILAEFAGEEEVNRFFAQGQLLGGTTSWQATPGTNQTRMGGAGSGASHPIGPSPHWNNNNNGGGSSSSSSSGLGTGGAKTGGELLWGGVQQYSSLWGPPSGEEGRVMGSPTPINTLLPGDLLSGESM from the exons AACTGCCCCCACAGAGCGGCCAGGGAGCCCAGTATGATAATCCCCTCTGGGGACACCTGCCAGCCAACAGGAGTGCCACAAGTGCTGCATCTTCCATCAATCTCAGTGGCTGGGATCAACTGATCATTGACCAGAAGGACACAGAGGCTTGGCCTTCTATTACCCTCAGCCAGAGCCAGGCCCCTCCAGGAGGATGCCCTTTGGACACTGACCCTGGTCAcctgaccagcagcagcagtagtactagtagtagttgtagtacaGTGAGTATGGCCACAGGGGCCAATAATCAAACAGGCCACTTCCCTGCCAACCACCTTAGCAGTAAGGCCAACAGTGGGCCCAGCCCTGCCAATCATACTGGAACCAGCATGCTCTCTAGCCAGGTTGCAGCCAATCGCAGCTGGGGCTCTGGGCCTGGGCCTTCCCATTGTCCCCCCCAGTCCTCAGTGGGGAGTGAAGGGAAAAGCGACAGCCCAGTGGCCGGAGGAGGCAGCAGGGGCTGgggctcttcttcatcatcctccacCACCAACTTTAACTTGAACCTAAACCCTAATGCCAACCCCTCTGCCTGGCCCATGTTGGGGCATGATGGGGGTGGCACAGGGGGAGGCAGCTCAGGGGGAGCCAACACCATTTCACCTCCTCAACCTTCACCCAACCTCTGTAATCCACCTGGCCCCCCACCAGCCCAGACCAGCACTTGTACAGGAGCCAACACTAACAGCAACTCCTCGGGGATTGGCAGCGCCTGGGGTAGCATAATGGCCTCTGACACGTCAGAGCCTCACCCCTCCCCGTCCACGAATGTGTCTTTCAGTTCAGAACCTCAAAACCTTAAAACTGATGGACCAAATCACACTAATAAGCAGGAATCCCCCAGCCCCATCCGCAACTTGCCTGGCTGGGGTAGTGCACCTGTAGGCTTGGGTTCCATGGGCCAGCCCCCACCGGGGGGCCCACAGGTCAATGGAGAAGATGGTAGCTCAGTATGGGGTAACAGTGGTGAGTCAAAGGCACCTTCATCTAAGGAGACACCTGGCTGGGACTCTGGCTGGGGCCATGGAAGAGGTGGAGCAGGAAACTCGGGAGCCTGGGGAGACCAGTCGGGTGGAGGCTGGGGGAAGAACACTGAAGACACCCAGGGAGGCTGGGATGCCCCCAGCTCTCCTCCCCAGGATCCACAGGCTACTCCTTGGAGCAGAGCTGTCAGCACAGCTGGTGCTAGTGAAGGAAGCAGTGACAGCATGGAAGGACATCCCCGGAACAGAGACCACTCATCGAGAGATAATCCAGCTCCTCTGCTACCTGCCCCGGATCTGGACCCCAGGGTGTTGTGTAACACTGGCTGGGGACAGACCCCTGTTCGCCAGCACACCTCTTGGGATATGGACAATACTAAACGCAAGAATGCAGATGCAGGCACTGAATCATGGGGCTCTGGCCCACCCACTCCAAGTGATGCCCAGGGGCCCTCCAACACTAACATGGGCCCCTCTCAGAGGACTGACCCTGGGAGCAAAAATGATGTGCCTGGTTCTCAGGGAGCTTCAGGTTGGGGTGGAAGCATAGCTGCCACCAACCAGCCTAGCTCTGGTTGGGGAGAGCCACCCAACAACATCAAGCCCCCAGGTGGTCCTAGTGGCTGGGGGAACCCTCCAACAGGAGGCCCCACCACTAGTATGCCCAAGAATGGGGGTCAGTCCTGGGGAGAGGAGAAGTCAACTGGGTGGGATGATTCTCACATCAAGGCAACATCCCAGGGCTGGGGAGAGCAACCTAAAGCGTCCCACAACTGGGGCAACAATGGAGGGAGCAGTAATGCAGGGGACTGGAGAGAACCAGAAGAGAGCAAAAAGAGTCCCACCAACCCTGGGTGGGAGGGAGAAGCAGGTGTCTGGAAGGAAAAACCTAGAGGCTGGGGAATGCCTTCTTCAGGACCCGGGATATCTGGAACCGGAGGAAATGGGGGCTGGGGAGAGCCCGTTTGCCAGCGTCCCAGTGGTCCTCCTCAAGGTTGGGGGGGCAAGCCTCAGGATGGACCCAGTGGTAGTAGTGGAGGAGGTAACATGGGCTCTTGGGGTGGCTCAGGCACAGTGAAAAAGAGTGGAAGCTGGGGTGGTAGTAAGCAGGAGTCTTCAGCTGAGCCTACAGGCTGGGAGGAGCCCTCCCCACCTTCAATCCGACGTAAAATGGAGATAGATGACGGGACCTCAGCGTGGGGTGACCCTGGTACCTACAACAAATCAGTCAACCTTTGGGACAGGAACAATCCAGGAATGTCCCAGGCTAAAGTTGCCACTGGAGGCAATAACCCCCCAGGCCcgaacaacaacaaccacaccccccaccccccctctcACAATCACTCCTATCACGGGCCACCTGCACCTTTACAGAACCACACCCAAAACTCCCAAAACCCAGGTCCCACTAGTGGGCCTATGGAACCTGTTGTCCAGCACCAGTCTGGGCCATCTCATAGCAGGGGTCCCCTGATAGCTCAAG GTTGGGGAGAGATACCCAGCTCCCACACAAAATCAGAGAGCTCTTGGGGGGAACCTGCACCCCCTCCGGTCAGCGTGGACAATGGGACATCTGCCTGGGGCAAGCCTACCGGGAGCTGTGGAGGCTGGGGAGACAGCAACTCTGACAGCTATGGCAGGGGCAACCCGGCAATGACATCTGCATCTTGCAAACCTG ccCCCAAACCTATGCAAGACGgatggggaggtggaggtgaagaaCTGAACTTGTCGGGCGGCCAGTGGGATGCTGAGGAGGGAGACATGTGGAACAGCGCTGCCTCCCAAGAGAGCAACTCCTCCTGTAACTCGTGGGGCAATGCATCTAAAAAGGTCCCACAGAAG GGAAAGGTCCCAGGGAAGCAAGAAGATGCCTGGATCATGAATCGTCTCatcaaacagctgacagacatgGGCTTCCCT AGGGATCCAGCAGAGGAGGCTCTGAAGAGCAACAACATGAACCTGGATCAGGCTATGAGTGCCCTGCTGGAGAAGAAGACGGAACTGGACAAGCGTGGGATGGGGCTAACCGGCCACGACTACAACAACGGGCTCATCAACAAGCCCATGAGCTGCCCCCGGCCTCCGCTTCTTTCCAAAGACCCCTCGGCAGACCCCCGTTTGCCCTTCATGGATAAG ATGCAGAGTGGAATGTTTGGCGGTGGTGGAGCAGCACAAGCCCGGGCCATGCAGCAGCCGCAGCCGCCTCCTCAGCCACCAGTGCCGCCTCTCAGTTCCTCTCAGCCTAGTCTACGTGCTCAAGTGCCTCAGTTTCTCTCCcctcag GTTCAAGCACAGCTCTTACAGTTTGCAGCAAAAAACATTGGTCTGAATCCTGCACTTTTAACCTCACCAATAAACCCTCAACATATGACCCTTCTGAATCaactttaccagctgcaactg GCATACCAGCGTTTACAAattcagcagcagatgttgcAGGCGCAGCGCAACGTTTCTGGCCCCATTCgacaacaagagcaacaa GTTGCACGTACAATCAATAACATGCAGCAGCAGATCCAACAGCACCAGCGTCAGCTGGCACAGGCTTTGCTGatgaaacagcaacaacagcaagcACCCCCCTCCCACTCAGGCCTGCATCCTGGCGGGGCCAAATCCACCCTGGATTCATTTCCAGGTCACCCCCAGGCTCCAGGCCTCCCTGACCTGCAGACCAAAGAGCCGCAGTCATCTCCCAACACCTACAGCCCCTATTCTCTCT CTGGACTGAATCCAAACATGAATGTAAACTGCATGGAGGTGGGAAGTCTGTCTATGAAGGAACCCACCCAGCCTCAGTCGCGCCTGTCGCAGTGGACGCATCCTCACTCCATCGAAAGCCTCTCTGGAAACTCCTCTCCTCTAGAGCCCAACTTGGGCAAGCATg GTGCCAACCTGGGCCCCCCTGGTAAGCCCCATCAGCTGGAGGACTCCTACAGCCCCTACAACCTGATGTCCAGTTCAGAGTCTCCTACCAGCCCCCTGGTCCCCCCAGACAGCTGGGGGCAGGGCAAGAGCAGCAATGACAAGATGGCCAATGGGACCAATATTAACTGGCCACCAG AGTTCTGCCCCGGTGTGCCCTGGAAGGGTCTCCAGAATATCGACCCCGAGACCGACCCCAACATGACCCCCGGCAGTGTCCCAAGCGGGCCCACTATCAACACCAACATCCAAGATGTCAACCGCTACCTGCTACGGGACAGGAGTGGAG GTAAACTATCAGAGATGAAATCTACTTGGTCTCCAGGCCCAATTTCTCACAGCCAGGCCTCTCTGTCCCATGAGCTGTGGAAGGTACCCCAGGGCCCCCGGAGCAGCAACACAGCACCATCCCGCCCCCCGCCAGGCCTCACCAACACCAAGCCTTCCTCAACCTGGGGCGGCAGCTCCCTAGGTCTGGCTCAAGGCTGGAGTAGCTCTTACACCACAG CAGGTACCACGTGGAGTACAGACAGCTCCACCAGGACTAGTAGCTGGCTGGTTCTGAGGAACCTCACTCCACAG ATTGACGGTTCGACTCTGCGTACACTGTGCATGCAGCACGGCCCCCTCATCACATTCCACCTCAACTTGACACAGGGCAATGCTGTGGTGCGCTACAGCTCCAAGGATGAAGCTGCCAAGGCTCAGAAGTCCCTGCACAT GTGTGTGCTCGGGAACACCACCATCTTGGCAGAGTTTGCTGGGGAAGAGGAAGTGAACCGCTTCTTTGCACAGGGCCAGCTGCTTGGTGGAACAACCAGCTGGCAGGCCACTCCAGGCACCAATCAGACAAGGATGGGCGGGGCCGGGTCCGGAGCCTCCCACCCCATCGGTCCCTCACCCCactggaacaacaacaacaatggtggcggcagcagcagcagcagtagcagcggCCTGGGAACAGGCGGAGCAAAGACAGGCGGAGAGTTGCTGTGGGGTGGCGTGCAGCAGTATTCCAGCCTGTGGGGACCCCCAAGTGGAGAGGAGGGACGGGTCATGGGGAGTCCCACCCCAATCAATACACTGCTGCCTGGCGACCTGCTGAGTGGGGAGTCCATGTAG